ACAAAATCCTCAATATCTACGATGCCAGTCTCTTCATCCACTTTGACTTTAGCTCCTCCGGTGCTGAAGCTGTACGCGGGTGCGAAGTTGGTTTTACCCTCCATATAGATTTTCTTATCGCCTTTGTGGGCATACGCACCGACACCAACGACCTCTTTGCCTCCGTTTTCTTCTTGATACGCAAATACGGCTTCACCATAGGACATTCCCTTTGTCGGATCCGCTTCTACAAAAATACGGTGGTCTTTGCAGATAAGCGCTCCTGCGTCAACACCAAGCTTACGCGCAACCGTATCGATCAGTTGGCGTTTGGCGTCAACCGCTGCACGCCGGGTTGCATTTCCAGTAAGGAATGTCACACGGCTACCATAGGTTCCTGAGTCAAATGGGGACAACGTTGTATCTGAAACCACAATTTTAACCTCATTCATATTTAAGCCGAGCTCTTCTGCTGCAATCAGTGTCATTACGGTGTCTGAGCCTTGACCGATGTCATTGGAGCCAGTAAATACAGTAGCATACCCCTGTCTGTTGAGTCTCACGATAACGCAGGCAGAATAATAAGCTGGTGTATTCAGAATTGGGAAACCAGTGCCGGAGACAAATCCGGAGCCACCAAACCCGATTCCTTCGCCCTCAGGCAGATTGTTCTTGTTTTCGTTCCATTTCAAGTAATCTGAAGCCGCATCCAATGTTTCAGTGAAAGCACAGCTTGTAACTTCCAAACCGGCAGGAGAATCATACCCCGGTGTCATTGCATTCATTTTGCGAAGCGCGATTGGGTCAATCTCCAGCGCTTCAGCAACCTCATCCATGTGAACTTCATTGGCAAAATGCACCTGTACTGCGGAATAGCCGCGCTGTGCCCCAGCAACACAGTGATTTGTGTACACACGTTTTGCAAAATAGTCCATATTGGGTATTTTATACGGGCAGGTTGCCCATTGAAGCGAAAGAGCGGTTGCAGGCATTCCGGTACCGCCATAAGCACCGCCATCCAGTATGTGATCACACCGCTTTGCCAAGATGGTTCCATCTTTTTTAAATGCTGTTTTAATGCCAATCTTAATCGCATGTCTGGTACGGCTGGCAAAGAATACCTCCTCGCGGGTCAATACCATCTTGACCGGGCGTCCAGTCTTCTGAGCCAGAACGCAGCAGCAAGCCTCATGCGGGTATTGGTCAAGCTTACCACCGAAGCCGCCGCCGATAAATGGCTTAATAACTCTCACTTGAGTCTCCGGTACCCCCAAAGCATTCGCAATCCAGAAGCGACAAACAGAAGCGGTCTGCGTAGTGGACCAGAGCGTATACTCACCGTTCTCATAGGTGGCAACAGCAGCATGCGGTTCCAGCGCAGCATGCACAGCAATGTGTGTATCGTATTCGTATTTATCGGTATACTCGGCATCCTTAAAAGCTGAATCAACATCACCGCATTTTAGGGACGTTGCCATACCAATATTGTTTTTTACAATTTCATGAACATGGATAGTCGGTGCTTCATCTTTCATCGCTTCTTCTGGTGTAATGACTGCCGGAAGTACTTCATATTCTACTTCAATAAGCTTCGCTGCTGCTTCAGCGGTCTCTTCATCGATCGCTGCTATGGCTGCAACTTCATCACCAATCAAGCGTACTTTTCCTTTTGCAAGGGGATATTTATCTGCTAATTGTATTGCAAACTCCGCATTACCAAGCCTGCCTGCGTTGAAATCATCTCCTGTTATAATGGCCTTGACGCCAGGATATGCTTCAGCCTTGCTTGTGTCGATACTGATGATTTTTGCATGCGCATGGGGACTGCGTAGAAATTTACCATAAAGCATTCCTGTCATGTGAATATCCCCAGTATATTGTGCATGTCCTGTTACCTTAGCCTCTGCATCAACTCTTGAATAATTTGTTCCCACAATAGAGAAGTTTTCATCCTTTTTTTGGTTTGCACTCATCTTATTTCACCCCCCAATCCATTTCTTTAGCAGTTGCCTGAATCGCTTCCACAATCTTTGCATATCCTGTGCAACGGCAAAGATTCCCGGCAATCGCATCCCTGATTTCATCTTCCGTCGGATTCGGATTCGCATCCAGCAAAGCTTTCGCAGACATGATCATACCCGGTGTGCAGTAGCCGCACTGCAAAGCCCACTTATCAATGAACTGACGTTGCAGTGGACTGAGTTGACCATTTTGGGCTATCCCTTCAACGGTTATGACATCCTTCCCCTCCACCTCTCGTGCAATAACCAGACAGGAATTAACCGGCTTGCCGTTCAGCAATACCGTACATGCGCCACATTCGCCTTCCTCACAGCCTTTTTTGGTTCCGGTGAGTCCAATGGTGCCACGAATAAAATCCAGTAAAGTAAGATTGTCCTTTACTAGCGCTTCTACTTTTTCTCCATTTAATGTAAAGTTAATTATATGTTGCATAATCGACCTCCTAACCTCTTTTTTGACTTTCTAATGCTTTTTTAATGGAACGGACTGTAAACACCCTGATCATATCCTTCCTGTATTCCGCAGAAGCACGGACATCGGATATGGGCTTGCAATCTTCTGAAGCTGCTACTCCTGCCTTTGCAATCAACGCGTCTGTGATCTTCTGTCCAATCAGAACCGCTTCTGCTTTGGGAGAACGAATCGGGGTAGCTGCCACCGCGCCCAGTGCAATACGGGCATCGGTACAAATACCATTTTTCACGATTAACACCGCAGCAACACCCACAATCGCCAAATCCATAGCCTTTCGGTATGCGTGCTTTATATAGGCGGCATAGGTATTTTCACCAAGAGCGGGAACCTGTACTTCAGTAACAATTTCACCCTGCTCCAATGCTGTCTTCTTCGGTCCTTTAAAAAATTCGCCGATTGAAAGCACATACTCATGGTCGGCACCAGTTATTTTTAGCTTTGCTCCCATAGCCAGTAAAATAGGCGCAGTATCTGCTGAAGGTGAAGCATTGCACAGGTTGCCAGCGATTGTGCCTTTACAGCGTACTTGAGTGGAAGCCACATAGTGCGCTGCATCTGAAACTGCAGCATATTTTTCTTTCACTAGCGTAGATCTTTCAATCGTTCGCAGGGTCGTCAGCGCACCAATTTTCAGTCCAGTTTCTGGATTATAATCCAGATAGTCAAGCCCTTCAATCTGTTTCAAATCGATAATATACTCCGGGGCGATTACATGATCTTTCATCAGAACGATAATGTCCGTGCCACCTGCCATGACCATGCACCCTTTTCCTAACTCCGAAGCAAGACTGTTTGCTTCTCCCAATGTCTTTGGGGCTAGGTATTCGAATTTAGGCAATACCATTTTCTTCTCTCCTTTGCTTTTATTATTTATAAAGCATTCTACCTAGTAAAATTGCAAAATCTATGCCAAGTACCGTACGAATCAAAGCATGATAAAGGTTTTATACTCTGAACGATCTAAACTCGTTAAAAAAGTTTTTTATTGATCCGCGTAAAATAATGCTGCAGAATTCGAGCAGACAATAAACTAGCCAAATATGGCTTTTTAAAATTGCAGTTTCGCCATAATTGGCAATTTTTTTTTCAGAGTACCTGTTGTCTGCTTAACTATACGATTAATTTTAGCGATTATTGGTAAAAAATAGAAAGCCGATTGATAACCCTTATAACTGATGATAAAATGGAATCGATTATTTATTCAGGGTATTCTCATATCAAGACGGGGCGTAACAAAGTACCGAGAAGAGCTAAACATCGTAACAGCTATGACAGAAAAAATCCTGCTATAAAGGCAGAACTCCTGGCGTAGAGGGAGGATTTTTAGAGTGGACGATTCTGAATTTGAACTTTTCCATGAAATAGCAGCACGAATTTGCAGCAGCCTTCATTTGGAAATCGCTATGTCAAGAACTTTGATATATATTTCAGATTTTATTCCTATCGATGAAATGTATATGGCTTTGTTTGACAACAAAAAAAAAGTTTTTCGCCTGATTGCTCGTGCTTCACGGACTGATGGCATCATAATGAATCATGAAATAACATCACCTCCTTCCTATCTTCATGAAGTGGAAAGGTTTGACCGCAAAAAAAGCCCTTTAATTGTCAATTCACCGAAAAATAATCCTTTAATATCTTCACTCTTCCCTCAGCCTAAAATGAGAAACAGTTCCGTTCTGATTCTTCCTTTAACAGTTGACGAGAATCTTATCGGCGTTTCAATGATGTTTGCCTATGGAAGTAATGTCTATACCCCTCAACATGCAAATTTGCTCTCGAAGGTGACAAAACCATTCAGCATCGCACTATCCAACTCGTTGGAGCATTTAGAGTTAGAAACACTGAAGCAAGACCTCGTAAAAGAAAATATTTACCTTCGAAGAAAAATCAATGAAAATTCAAGCACTGAATTTATCGGAAAGAAAACAGGTCTTAAAAATGTCTTCGAAATGATTCACAAGGTGGCTCCGCTGAGCAGCACTGTGCTCGTACTAGGTGAAACTGGCACCGGCAAAGAATTGGTTGCCAATGCCATTCACACAGCTTCCAACCGCCAAAACGGACCCTTTGTCAAGTTAAATTGCGGAGCTATCCCTGAGTCTTTGGTTGATAGCGAACTTTTCGGACATGAAAAGGGGTCATTTACCGGGGCACATACCAAAAAGCTCGGGCGATTTGAGCGGGCAAACAATGGTACACTTTTTCTTGATGAAATAGGGGAATTACCAATTGATATGCAAGTCCGACTTTTACGCGTTATACAGGAAAAAGAAATTGAACGCGTCGGTGCTGAAAAATCCATTCCAGTCAATGTCCGCATCATCTGTGCTACACAGAGGGATCTGACCGCTATGGCGGCGGAAGGCAAGTTCAGACAGGATTTGCTTTTCCGCATCAATGTCTTTCCAATAGTTCTCCCTCCTTTGCGTAAGCGAA
This genomic stretch from Dehalobacter restrictus DSM 9455 harbors:
- a CDS encoding xanthine dehydrogenase family protein molybdopterin-binding subunit; translated protein: MSANQKKDENFSIVGTNYSRVDAEAKVTGHAQYTGDIHMTGMLYGKFLRSPHAHAKIISIDTSKAEAYPGVKAIITGDDFNAGRLGNAEFAIQLADKYPLAKGKVRLIGDEVAAIAAIDEETAEAAAKLIEVEYEVLPAVITPEEAMKDEAPTIHVHEIVKNNIGMATSLKCGDVDSAFKDAEYTDKYEYDTHIAVHAALEPHAAVATYENGEYTLWSTTQTASVCRFWIANALGVPETQVRVIKPFIGGGFGGKLDQYPHEACCCVLAQKTGRPVKMVLTREEVFFASRTRHAIKIGIKTAFKKDGTILAKRCDHILDGGAYGGTGMPATALSLQWATCPYKIPNMDYFAKRVYTNHCVAGAQRGYSAVQVHFANEVHMDEVAEALEIDPIALRKMNAMTPGYDSPAGLEVTSCAFTETLDAASDYLKWNENKNNLPEGEGIGFGGSGFVSGTGFPILNTPAYYSACVIVRLNRQGYATVFTGSNDIGQGSDTVMTLIAAEELGLNMNEVKIVVSDTTLSPFDSGTYGSRVTFLTGNATRRAAVDAKRQLIDTVARKLGVDAGALICKDHRIFVEADPTKGMSYGEAVFAYQEENGGKEVVGVGAYAHKGDKKIYMEGKTNFAPAYSFSTGGAKVKVDEETGIVDIEDFVFAHDCGRPLNVRAVEGQIEGSVQMGLGYVLFEECKISADGKLLNPSFRDYRFPTALDMPRIKTILCGEPDAEGPFGAKECGEGSTAPVAPAIVNAVSKATGIHFRKLPLTPENVWKELQEQQKNK
- a CDS encoding (2Fe-2S)-binding protein; this encodes MQHIINFTLNGEKVEALVKDNLTLLDFIRGTIGLTGTKKGCEEGECGACTVLLNGKPVNSCLVIAREVEGKDVITVEGIAQNGQLSPLQRQFIDKWALQCGYCTPGMIMSAKALLDANPNPTEDEIRDAIAGNLCRCTGYAKIVEAIQATAKEMDWGVK
- a CDS encoding FAD binding domain-containing protein, encoding MVLPKFEYLAPKTLGEANSLASELGKGCMVMAGGTDIIVLMKDHVIAPEYIIDLKQIEGLDYLDYNPETGLKIGALTTLRTIERSTLVKEKYAAVSDAAHYVASTQVRCKGTIAGNLCNASPSADTAPILLAMGAKLKITGADHEYVLSIGEFFKGPKKTALEQGEIVTEVQVPALGENTYAAYIKHAYRKAMDLAIVGVAAVLIVKNGICTDARIALGAVAATPIRSPKAEAVLIGQKITDALIAKAGVAASEDCKPISDVRASAEYRKDMIRVFTVRSIKKALESQKRG
- a CDS encoding sigma-54-dependent Fis family transcriptional regulator yields the protein MDDSEFELFHEIAARICSSLHLEIAMSRTLIYISDFIPIDEMYMALFDNKKKVFRLIARASRTDGIIMNHEITSPPSYLHEVERFDRKKSPLIVNSPKNNPLISSLFPQPKMRNSSVLILPLTVDENLIGVSMMFAYGSNVYTPQHANLLSKVTKPFSIALSNSLEHLELETLKQDLVKENIYLRRKINENSSTEFIGKKTGLKNVFEMIHKVAPLSSTVLVLGETGTGKELVANAIHTASNRQNGPFVKLNCGAIPESLVDSELFGHEKGSFTGAHTKKLGRFERANNGTLFLDEIGELPIDMQVRLLRVIQEKEIERVGAEKSIPVNVRIICATQRDLTAMAAEGKFRQDLLFRINVFPIVLPPLRKRKEDIPLLVHHFIEKKSAEFGLRTLPKVRPEDMQNLMEYSWPGNVRELQNIVERSIILSRSGTLVFDHILPALCEKSSLQEIEPVVKLDDSMRMHIVNALHQTKGRVSGPNGAAVLLGINSSTLRNRMKKLGIND